In Streptomyces sp. ML-6, the genomic stretch GTTGGGGCCCGCCGCCCGGCCTTCCGTCTGCTGGACACGGCACCATCACCGTCTCCTTGTCCCTGCCATGGGCGAACACCCCGATTCAAATCAATTCTCTCCGCAGTTTTCATTCGATACGGTCGGATCAATAACGAGCAAGATCTGTACGGGCCGAGTGTGGCCGAGGCGCTTCCGCACGGGACGCGAGCCCCCACACCCGCTCCCCTGTCGCACCGCCACCACAGAATTCCGAAATGGGTGCAGTCGGTGCCGAGAAAGGATCCCCTTGTGAGTGGGACGACACATCACAGCCCTGAACTCCACGCATTGCGCGACAGGGTGACCGCTCCGTCGTCGATTGCGCTGCCCACGGCCGGGGAGGGGCTCGTCTGGAGACCTGTCACCGCTGCCGACATCGGCCTGATCCTCGAACTGGCGCATGCCGCCGGAAAGATCGACCACCCGCGCTCGCTGGTGACGAGGGACGAGCTGGAGGAGGGATTCAGCAGCGAAGTCTTCCACCCCGAGCGCGATGCCGTGATCGCCGTCGATGCCTCCGGCCGGGCCGTCGCCTACGGCTCGGCCATGGCCCCGGCGAGCCAGGAGACGATCGTCTGGGGGGAACTCGACGGAACGGTGGTTCCGGACCGCCGGCGCGAAGGCATCGGCACAGCGCTCCTGGCGTGGCAGGAGGCCCGGGGGCTTCAGCATCTCGCGGCGAGCGATGCCACGCTGCCCGGTTGGCTCGCCGCCGGCGCGCAGGACCACGCCACTTCTGCGATCCGGCTCCTGGAGGCACACGGTTTCGAGCGTGCCCGGTGGTGGCTGGAGCTGGAGCGCGATCTTGCCGCGCCTGTCGCCGAGCCGCCGTCCGCCCCGGCAGTGCGGCTTGTGCCGTACGGGAAGGAGTGGAGCGAGCGGGCCAGGTCCGCGATGAACGACGCCTTCCGCGACCACTGGGGTTCCCAGCCGGTCACTGCCGCCGATTGGGCCTCGGGCGACCGCCTGGAGGCGTTCCGCCCGGACCTGTCTCTCCTCGCCATCGCCTCCGCCCCGGGCGGTGCCGAGCGCGTCGTGGGGTTCGTCTTCGTCGACGTGGCGCCGGACGAGTGGCCGCTGCGCAGCGGCCCGTTCGGATACATCACGGCCGTCGGTGTGCGGCGGGAGGCGCGGGGGCAGGGGCTGGCCCGTACGATGCTGGCCCACGTGCTGCGGGCGCTGCGGGCCGATGGCCTCGATCACGCCGTGCTCGATGTCGACGCCGACAGCCCGACCGGTGCCCTCGGCCTCTACCAGAGCCTCGGTTTCACCGTCACCGACCGTGCGGTCAGCCTTGTCAAACGCTTCTGACCTGCCCCGGCCCCACCCATCCGGCCTCCAGCAGGCGGCCGTTGAGGCGCCACCGTCGGCAACACATCGCCGAGGCGTCCCATACGACTTGCGGCACATCACCGTGCCGCCCGACCACGACGAGCAGAGAGCACCCGACATGTTCCCTTCCCCCATCACCGACTTCTGGCTGACCCCCTCCGCGACGAGTCGGCTCCTCCACACCGACGGCACCTTCAGTGTCACCGTCGATGCCGCCCTCGACGAGGACGAACGGCTCACCATCCTCACGACGACCGACGGGAACACGCGCGTTCTGCTCACCCCCGCGATCGCCGAGGTCGTGGGCCTGGAAGCCGGTCGGCCAATCGACGAGGCGGGCTTCCGGCAGCGGCTGGAGAAGTCCGGAATCTCGCTGCACGGCGCCGACAACCTGTTCTACTTCACCGATGAGGCCCTGAAGGCGTTGCTCGGCGAACCGGACGACCCCTCGATCCGTCCCCTCACCGAGGCCGACGCAGCCGCGTTCAAACAGTTCGAGGAAGCGGCATCCGAGCAGGATCTCGACGACGCATCCGTCGAGCTGGAGCACTGGGCGGTGTACGGAGCGTTCGAGGACGGGCAGTTGGTGTGCGTGGCGAGCATGTACCCGTGGGACGACGCACCACTGGCCGACCTCGGCGTGCTGACACTCCCGCCGTACCGGGGCAAGGGCCACGCCCGCCGCCTCGTGCGCGCGATCTCCCGCCATGCCCTCGCACGGGACCACCAGCCGCAGTACCGCTGCCAGCTCGACAACCACGCCTCGGTGGCGGCAGCCGGATCGGCCGGCCTGACGTTGTTCGGAACCTGGGACGTCATCTCGCCGGAATCCGCCCTGTAGGAACCGCCCACCCGCTCCCGCTGCCTGCCGAACCCGCCGAATCCCTCCACCGCCCTGGTGACCGCACCGAGTCCACCGGCCTCACCAGGGCGGGCACCGTCGGGCGACCATGTCGGCCGGCCTCCGCATCCCAGCCTGCTGGAATCCGCGGGTGCTCATTGTGGTGTTCATCCGACGGTCCCGGGTCTCTCCCACCCAGGTCCCGATCCGTTGAGGGTGTGGTTCTTCTGATCCCGCCGACGAGGGTGCGGCCGCAGGGCGGTGGGACGCAGCACACCTGGTGAGACGCTGTTCGCGCGATCATCCATGTCCTGGTCAGCGGTTGTGCCCGGCGGGCTCTGCCGCCGTGTTCCGGGAGCTCGAAGTCCACCGCGCGCACCGCCGGTACCGCGTGGACAAGGCGTGCGGCATACCCGCCCTGCGGAGATGGCTCCGCGGGAACACCAGGCTCCGCACCGCCCGCAAACGCCAGGGTTCGCACCGCCGCAAAGGAATCGAGTCCGGTGCGGCGGAGCCGTTGGAGCCCTGCCCGTCATCCCAGGGCAGCCAGCTGGAGGCGTACTGCCGCAGTGGTGCGCGTGGCATCGCCGGTGGCGAGGAGGTCCAGCAGCGCGCCCCGCAGAACGGCGAGGACGAGGGTGCGCTGCGCCAGGCCGGCCTCGGTGTCACGTATCCCGGCGGGCTGGCCGGCGGCGAGAAGTTCCAGCCAGTCGCCGACCGTGTCGCGGGCGAAGCCGGCCCATGGCCCGGCGGGGTCGATGAGGGAGCGGGCGTAGCTCTCGACCCACAGCGTCAGCAGGCCGCGGTGAGCGTCGGCGGACAACCATCGCCACAGCTCACATGCGATTGGCCGTAGTCCCTCGGACTGCTCCTGTGAGTCGGCGAGCTGCTGCAGGTGCGCCAGTTCGTCGGCTCTGGCCCGCGCGAGCAGGGCCTGGATCAGGCCGTCCTTGCTGCCGAACAGGTAGAGCAGCACGCGCGGGCTGGAGTGGATCTCCTCGGCCAACGGGCGCAGGGACAGCCCACCGAGGCCACTGCGCAGGGCATGGGCGTAGGCCGCTTCCAGCAGCTCCTGCCTTCGCGGGGAGGAGTTTGATTCAGATCGGGTCACCGGGTTAGTTTACTGAAACAGTCGTTTCAGTCGAATGGAAGTGAGGACACGATGGCGGAGCGTGCGGTGGCCATCCGGCCTCTGGGGCGGCCCGGCGATCTGGGCTGGGTGGTCATGGCGCACGGCGAGTTCTACGAACGGGAGTTCGGCTGGGACGCGAGCTTCGAGGCGCTTGTCGCCCGGATCGTCGCCGACTACGCCGAGGAAAAGGTCCCCGGGCCGCAGGCGGCCTGGATCGTGGAGGTCGACGGGGTACGGTCCGGCTCCGTCTTCTGCGTGCGCGAGGACGACCGGACGGCGAAGCTGCGCCTGCTGCTTGTCGATCCGAAGGCGCGCGGCCTGGGCCTGGGAGCCCGCTTGGTCGAGGAGTGCCTGAGGTTCGCACGGGAGGCCGGGTACGAGGCGATCACACTGTGGACCAACGACGTGCTCGGCTCGGCCCGGTGCGTCTACCAGAAGCAGGGCTTCGAACTCGTCGCCGAGGAGCCCCACCACAGCTTCGGCCATGACCTCGTCGGCCAAACCTGGCGGCGCCGCCTGGAGCGAGACAGCTGAGGTGCTGTTCAGCCTCGTCGGCGGCGGCCGGGGTCCGCAGAGCCGTGTGACATTGCCCGCCGAGACCGTGTGCAAGGAGTCCGTGCCAAGTGGATCGTGAAGTCCCACGCATGCATGCAGAACACTCTCCCGCGCCCAGCGCCCTCCTGATCAACGGCACTGTCGGCGTCGGCAAGACATCGGTGGCCGAGGGCGTGGGCGACCTTCTCACCGACGCCGGGATACCCAACGCCGTCATCGACCTCGACTGGCTGAGGCAGTCTTGGCCAACGCCTTCGGGAGACCGCTTCAATTTCGGCATGATGCTGCGAAACCTGCACAGCATCGCCGGTAACTACCTCGCTGCGGGAGCAGTTCGGCTGGTCCTCGCCGGTGTGATCGAGACCCCGGAGGAACGGAAGTCGTGCAGCGAGGCGCTCGGTGTCGAGCTTTCGGTGGGA encodes the following:
- a CDS encoding GNAT family N-acetyltransferase, yielding MAERAVAIRPLGRPGDLGWVVMAHGEFYEREFGWDASFEALVARIVADYAEEKVPGPQAAWIVEVDGVRSGSVFCVREDDRTAKLRLLLVDPKARGLGLGARLVEECLRFAREAGYEAITLWTNDVLGSARCVYQKQGFELVAEEPHHSFGHDLVGQTWRRRLERDS
- a CDS encoding GNAT family N-acetyltransferase produces the protein MRHITVPPDHDEQRAPDMFPSPITDFWLTPSATSRLLHTDGTFSVTVDAALDEDERLTILTTTDGNTRVLLTPAIAEVVGLEAGRPIDEAGFRQRLEKSGISLHGADNLFYFTDEALKALLGEPDDPSIRPLTEADAAAFKQFEEAASEQDLDDASVELEHWAVYGAFEDGQLVCVASMYPWDDAPLADLGVLTLPPYRGKGHARRLVRAISRHALARDHQPQYRCQLDNHASVAAAGSAGLTLFGTWDVISPESAL
- a CDS encoding TetR family transcriptional regulator; the encoded protein is MTRSESNSSPRRQELLEAAYAHALRSGLGGLSLRPLAEEIHSSPRVLLYLFGSKDGLIQALLARARADELAHLQQLADSQEQSEGLRPIACELWRWLSADAHRGLLTLWVESYARSLIDPAGPWAGFARDTVGDWLELLAAGQPAGIRDTEAGLAQRTLVLAVLRGALLDLLATGDATRTTAAVRLQLAALG
- a CDS encoding GNAT family N-acetyltransferase, yielding MRDRVTAPSSIALPTAGEGLVWRPVTAADIGLILELAHAAGKIDHPRSLVTRDELEEGFSSEVFHPERDAVIAVDASGRAVAYGSAMAPASQETIVWGELDGTVVPDRRREGIGTALLAWQEARGLQHLAASDATLPGWLAAGAQDHATSAIRLLEAHGFERARWWLELERDLAAPVAEPPSAPAVRLVPYGKEWSERARSAMNDAFRDHWGSQPVTAADWASGDRLEAFRPDLSLLAIASAPGGAERVVGFVFVDVAPDEWPLRSGPFGYITAVGVRREARGQGLARTMLAHVLRALRADGLDHAVLDVDADSPTGALGLYQSLGFTVTDRAVSLVKRF